TGCTGAGGACCAAAAGGTTTGTGGTTCAAATTCCCCATTctcatttgtttaaaaaaaatttacgaGGAATAACAACCTCCCAATAGACTCATACAGTACACAATTCTCTCCCCTTCTGGATTTCCACAATTTAACTAAAACAGCTCACTACAAAAGATTTCTAAAACTAAGGAAAGCACTAACTGTAATTGTAGGGATTCACTAACTACTGAGATTGACTTTGTAGAGATACAAaggataaatatttattgatatctAAAAAGCTAAAATCtataaactaaacaaaaataaacaaagtagACTTGTTAGGATTGTAACACACGTCCTTTTTTGTAAGATTTGCTTGGGCTTCTTCTTACTCTTATGTTTGGGAGGTTTTTTTCATTGCAGTGATATTGATAACTCAAActttcttctcctcctttGATTGAACTTCAGTATTTGATCATATCTCTAGCTGTTTTTTAGTCATTGATACGGTTATGTCACAAATTGTGTCATTGGAACTTGTTCGTAGTAGATATTTGCAAAATACATGCATGGCCTTATTCTTACACCTCTGCTTGGTATGTTTAAGAGCAAgttattctctttttattcttaatattCCTTTTATCCATTTGGGCCATTTGggtacacttttttttaatgatgtaTCCTAAGTAGCCTCAAGGAGAAATCCTCCCAAAATCAAGATTGTgaatcttttattagaatgataATGTGTTTTATACGACAGGGGAAGACTCCTCTTTATAGAGATTTATTACAAGTGGGGTAAAAAGGTAACTAAGCTTGAAAGTTGAATATTACCTAATTAGTCTCATTCCTCCCATCATTTTATCCctccaaaaagaaatatagtcCTCAagttttaaaaggaaaatgaagcaAGCAAGGAATGAAATAAACTTGTTCAATGGCATATGGTCAAACCAACCACCTACATTTTGAGCAAAATTTTTCCAGTTAAAAAGTAACTTGAAACAGAACAACCAAAACATGAACTTCTCCATTgaccataaattaaaaaaagaagtttccATCAAGTTCATTCAGAACTGTAATCATAGATCCAATCACAAAAGAATTTGCTTCCTAATAAAACTCTTCAAGAATCatatcttcttcatcatttacTTAAAGTTCTTTGATGTATGGTAGTCAATTTTCAACTCAATTGGTATGTTGTTCTTGGTtgattttttgatttttgtctCGAAGTTTACTCGATGTTCTGttcttttctatctttttcgttggatttttcttcatctctcgAGACTACCTTTGGATCAACATTTTCGAACTATTCTTTTTGATCTTCTACTCCTTTTGCGTGAATTTTGTCCCCAATCATCAGTCTCAACAAGATCTTCTCCAAATTTGTCTTCGagattttctatttgaaaagttattaatggaggtctttgtttttttactttaacaTACAAAACCAATTCTTTCTTGAACTCCTGCAAATGAATTGATAGTTGATCAATGCGTTGAGTCACTTCCCCAATGAATGATggatttcttttattgttttctttattttctccaaTGCTATGGGATCAAAGGAATCATTTTGTTGGATGCTTGAATATGTTTCAATCTCATAGTGGGTGTAGGACTTACCCATTGATTTTCATGAATCAATCTTTCTTGATCATGTTTTATAACCAGAATAGTACCCATTGATTTTCGTGAATCAATCTTTCTTGATCACGTTTTATAACCAAAATAGTAATTTTGAGTCTTAAACGTTCTTAATGGGCTGTAAAATTCCATTCTTGATGGTTCTTTAATTCATCCTCACAACCTTTATattgatttcttaaaaaatgggTTTGATTAGATTGTTGAACCCTTTTTCGATGTTGCTATTTTGTCCCGAACTACCTTAGAAACATCATCGAAATCACTAGAATCAAATTTCCAATGTGGACAATGATAAGTTCTTTAAGAAAATCGGACATGCGCAAAATTAGCATGTTTgcattcttcttctaaatcacTTGAATCAGAAATACAACATTGTTTTTTgaagtaaaattgattttcttgcCTATACCAACTTCTAGTTTTTTCTTGGACATCTTTGATCGGTAATAGTCAATTCTTGCAAAATCTTGATAAatctttggtttctttcattatttcttgGAATTTCAAGGGTTCCCCCTAATTAGATGTGTGTTGTTTGGAACAAGCATAACTCACAAAGCTCCCTTTTGTGGTTTGTGTCAATAAGAGTTTCTCGGATTTCCAACGGTGACAATCACGTTGGCCTAGGCAAgcgctctgataccaaattgATGTAACCTAAGTAGCTTCAAGAAGAAATCTTTCAAGAATCAAGATTGTgaatcttttattagaatCACAATGTGTTTCATACAAGAGGGAAGACTcctatttataaactatagaGTTTTATTACTAGTGGGAGTAAAAAAGGAACTAATCTAGAATATTACCTAATTAAACTCATCATTCCTACATCACATTAGTATGTATATTTGCTCATTAGGCTTGAGCTTTCATACCTTCGCTTATTATGGTGGTGACCATCATTCCAATTGTACCATTAAATTGTCACACTTCAAGCTCATAATTTATTCACGTGTAGCTTTTTACAGTTTGGGTTTAGTGTTCGTGGGTTTCAGCTTTCGATCAGTTTGGTTCAGAGTACCGGTTATGTTAGACCAATTCCAGTTCAGTTTAATCAGCCTGGTTTGGTTCAATTTGACTTGGTTCTCTGCTTAATTGGTTATGGTTTTTAGTCTTGTTTCgtttttcaaatcttccaaGGTCTCCTGTTTTCAGATCGGTTGTTCGTAGGTTTTGTTATAGATTTCTCTATGAGGATCTTTTTTCTAGCCCAAaagttctttgttttcttctttgtagGTTTTCTTATGATTTCTATATGAGAATCTATGTTTTTAGCCAGAAGTTTTTGGTTCTGTTCTTTGTGGGTTTCTATTTTTAGTGTAGAAGTTCTGTGTGTGTTTGGTTCTTCGTGGGTTTCTGATTCTATCCCAGGTCTGCTGATTTGATTCGAACGTTTCTTCACTAACTCTAGTTTGCCATTCTaccaccttgagtttgagggaggtTGTTAAAGGAAATTAGGCTTTATTGGGTTTATTcctatttagtatttttcctttattcatattttggCCTCTATTTATTCACcaatataaaagtttattgtgtactttgatttattcaatatattatttaaaatcatcaatttcatttcttcaaggAAATTGTTTCTTTAACCCCCCACcaccaccaaaaaaaaaaaaggaacttCGTATGAAAATGTTTGCCTTATTGATTAGGACTAACTAATTGAGGTGGTTCCAGGTGTCCAACTTTACATTTGTTCTCATGTTCATTCTACCATTTCATTTCCCTCATACATTTTGCCATTCCTTTTCGCCATATAATGAAACCAATCGTATCTTAACTACCTTCTGCATTCATTCTAAATGGTTTTCACATTGTTTTCCAGTACTACTTTAAAATGATTACTTACCAGCCCTCTTCTCACGACTACAAGTTAAATGCAGCCTAGAAATTTtcaatgaataataatttcttttcatttttgtaatgaGAATTTTGTTGCCTTTTTAAGTCTCCTTTGTTGTGCTTCATAAAAGGTGTTAGGGTTGAGCTCATATATGTTTGAATAGATGATGTTATTTTAGTGCCtcagtttagtttaattttcttgcAGACAATTGCGACAGTGTGTATGTTTCTCGCAGGAAAGGTTGAAGAAACCCCTCGCCCGTTGAAGGATGTTATCATGGTCTCATATGAAATCATCAACAAAAAGGATCCTACTGCAGCCCAGAAAATTAGGCAAAAGGTATCAAATGGTTACAGTGGGTCTGCTTTTTGTTCACATTTTATGGTGGCTGCTATGTTATCTTGTAACCatgtgtttttcatttctgACGTTGTTGCTTATTCTAGACTACAATACTGGGTGATATATTCTTGGTTGCTTGTGCCTTTGTGTATTTAAATTTCTGTATTTCCTCCTTGTCCTAGTTACAAGTGAGCTAGTAgctcttttatttttggctTCAACAACATTATAAACTTCCAACGAGCATCGTGATAGGCTATAATTTAAACGAAACAGTATTGTGGTTTGTACACCTGTCGGCTAAAAATTTGGTCTATAGTAACGTAGTATTTAGTGGAACTGTGGAAGTAAAGATTATATTTAGTAAACTTCAGAGCCATCATGGTTTtgtcttttagtttttcaGTTCGATTCTGGGtcatacttttaatttgtCTACCTTGTAAGATGAAAGTGAAAGCatatatttattcaaacaattaaattatttatcaacATATTCACATAATCTCCTGCAGGAGGTGTATGAACGGCAAAAAGAGTTAATTTTACTTGGGGAGAGGGTTGTTCTTGCAACTCTTGGTTTTGATCTTAATGTGCACCATCCTTACAAACCCCTTGTTGAGgcaattaaaaaattcaaagttgcTCAAAATGCCTTGGCTCAAGTAGCTTGGAATTTCGTCAATGATGGGTATGGGCTGTATGGCAGATTGCATGCCTTGGTTTTTTTATTGCCTATAGATGGCTTTTCTCCATTCGCTTTTCTTGAAATGGGGATGTGGTATGCAGATTGCGGACATCTCTTTGCTTGCAATTTAAGCCTCACCATATTGCGGCCGGTGCCATTTTCCTTGCTGCCAAATTTCTCAAAGTTAAACTCCCATCAGATGGGGAAAAGGTGTGGTGGCAAGAGTTTGATGTCACCCCACGGCAATTGGAGGGTCAGTGTCAATGCATTTTCATTGAATGTAGTAACGCACCCAAAACTGATGTTGTGCATTGAACTTCATTTTGTTGAAGTATACGCTGAAAAATTCGCCTTCATTTCATAGATCGTGTGCTGGAAAAAATCTACATTTTATGCCAGGGATaagtttattcttttaattatatattcatgCATAAGTGATGCATTTGGAAAATGATATGTTTTAACTGTTCTAATTTtccattgtttcttttttgaaaaaaaccgTTCTCATTTTCCCctctaatatttgatttgaatctAACAGTGAATAGTTATCTTTTGCAGAAGTCAGCAATCAAATGTTAGAACTTTATGAACAAAATCGGTTACCACCTTCTGGTGAAGCTGAGGGAAGCATTGGAGGTGGTCCTACTAATCAAACCCCTACAAAAGCTCCCACCAACAGCGAAGAACGCGCCATAGTAGACAATCATGCACTTGGTGTAGGTATTGCTACCTCAAGGCTTGGAACCTCAAAAGCTGGTTCATCTAGGCCAGCATCTGAACACTCATTTGCAGGTGACCAGCCATCAAGAGCAATGCAGAATCATAGTATTGAAAGTTCGAATGTAGATTTTAGAAGTCCTTCCAATCATAAAACAGGTAGTGAATCTAAGGTTAGACAGGAGATGGAGCCATCGGCTTTCCATGACAAAGGAAACACTCAAAACTCACTAAAGCATCAGTCAGAGGGATTGGCTGAGCAAGACCACGGAAATgatatgaaaatgaatgaagCAGCGTCAAGGGATGCAATGGAATTGAAAGACAAACATGTAATTCGAAATATGGATTTTAGAGAAGTTACACTCGGCAAATCTCAGGACGTTATCAAAAAGATCGACAAGGACAAAGTAAAGGCTGCGCTTGAGAAACGAAGGAAGTCTCTTGGCAGCATGACccagaaaaaagaattgatgGATGAGGATGATCTCATTGAAAGGGAGTTGGAAGCTGGTGTTGAGATGGCTGTTGGCAGTGAGAAAAACAAGCGAGAACAGAAGCAAAGTTGGAATAAGTCATCAAATAAACAAGAATATGATGATTTGTATCGAGAGGACGATAAAGAGGAGCATCCTCAACGAACACGGCAGTCGTCATATAATCTAGACTCTAGCAACATAGAAGAAGGGGAGTTTGCAAATGCTAATGAAGTCAGTTATGGGTATCAAGATTCCCCCAAGTCAAACAGCCGTAAGAGAGGCAGGGAGCTCACAGGATAAACTTTTGAAGGGAAGCCAAGTTGTGTCGTGTCGGTGCAGCTGGTCAAACCGAAGAGGGACCACAAGAATTGTATACCAGAAAATTATGTTTGAGAAGTTCCACCAGAGGTCTTTTTCTTCAGAATGTTTTAGGTACTAGTCATTCCAGGAATCACTTATGTCCAATATTAAATGGATATATTGACTTGAGAAATTCAGATCAAGGGCTATGCTCTCTTGTGGATCCTCTTAGAATGTCAGCTTCTGCTATGCTTTTCATGTATGCTCAACTTTTAACACAGCAACGATTTTGAAGTACTTCACTGAGGGTCTCTTTGATATCAGCATAAAAATGTGATGATTAGTTACATTTATCGTCagctataaattttaaataatttaagctTAGTCATTATGCAGTTATgtcaaatgtttcaaataaaaaataaaacttgttGTAAGTGTAACACTCGGTGGTTTATTCATAATTTCGATGGCGAAGAGCCATGTATCTCATTGAGAGTTTGATCATGGTAGACATGCTTAACAATAAACACAATGGTTGGTTTTGATGTTCTCTCCTCATATTTCATCTCTTTAGTCATGTGCCTCCATCGTTTCCATGGAAAACAactattagtttttttaaattttttcaaaagaaccgtttaaacaaaatttaaatgaaagatggaaaaaaatctaaattaactATGTTAACTTATGTGATTGTCGTtaaattagaaagaataaGTTcgtttaaacaaaatttaaatgaaagatggaaaaaaatctaaattaactATGTTAACTTATGTGATTGTCGTTAAATTAGTAAGTTCAACCATCGATAAAAACTTCAATAATTAACGATAAAAACTTCCTTCAATAATTAACCATAAAAACTTCATCAATAACTGAGATTGGTTGGGGTTAGATACTTATCAGTTGAGTGTTACTAGTTGTTTTGAGAGGTGTAAAGATGGAAACCATCAATTTGTGTGATGGTGTAAATCAAGAGTTGAAATGCAATAGACTCTTGTAGTTTGGTGGAATGGAAAGGAATGGGTGTGTTTGGCAGTAAGCCAATTTGGAGGGAAAAGcttacaaattcaaaaatgagataaaacaaaaagccacTTTTTTTCCTCATTTCATATAGATTTTCGAACCTACAGAACGATTCTACCTACTTCAGTTCAAAGCACGAATTTGAAAGTCAGACCAAACCAATGAACAGAAGAGCGTGCCACAATTAATTGATCGATCGCAATATATTCGTTGTTAGTGCAAAATTTTACGTTTTTGGTAAGCCCTAATTTTCCTTTTCGAGTTCTTGTTTGTCTAATTCCTGCTGTTGAATCCTCTACCTACCACTTCTCTGTCTGTAATTCTTGGAGATAGATCGAGTATGTCGCAAAGCAGTGGGCCTGATTTCAATCTACCGGATGAGATTTTGGCGGTGATTCCAACGGATCCATATGATCAGCTCGATCTTGCGCGTAAAATCACCTCCATGGCGATTGCCTCTCGTGTGTCGAATCTTGAAGCTGAAATGATAAGGATGAAGCAAAAGCttaaagagaaggaaaaaactatttatgacCTGCAGGAGAAGATGTCCCACCTCGAGCACGCGAACCAGGAAGCTGAATCTAGGTTGAAGATTGCGCTTGATGATAATGTAAGTGGGTACGAAGTTTGTTATTAGGAATAATGGAAAATATTGTGTGTgtcatgtgtgtgtgtttttcaTTTGGGTCTAGATAACGAAATTTGGGTCAATTATGTTGGAGAAATCACGATGGTTTTGGCGGTATCTTTGATGTGTTGTGATATTTTTCGATTGAGAATGACAAACCCATTTATCCGTTTTGCTTAAATTCAATGGCTCTTGATTGTTCAGCATCTCAATTTTCCATGAAAAAGAATGGCTGATAGCTCAGTACTTTGCTTTTGGTTGACAATTCAAGAAAAGACCAAAATATTCCGAATTATCTTCTTAATATCAGGACTGGAACATAAATTATCATCTAGCTCAGATAACCATATGTTGGTCGGTTTTTTAGATTTGGTGACCAATGTGAATTTATGAGATATTGCCATCCCAATCAGAGGAGTGAATCAAGGACTAATATCGTTTGAATAGGCTGGAAGGGGATTGTGCACTCGGGctttatatataatctttATAGTTCTCCTGGCTTGAGCAGTTTCGTTAACTTGGTTCTTTTGGGGTTGTCTGGAAGACTGGATTATGGGATCTAAGTATATTATGGGATCTATTAGCGATCGAAATACCCTGATAGTTGTTTGCCGTAGTATATTTAATTGGTTCTACTAAGATGTAAATTATAGGAATTTATCTGAGCAATCAGTAGAGTCTTAATTTCCTTTAAGAATGTAAAAAGAGGTGATTACTGCAACATACTTTTACATCCtgagattttattttgataaactCTCAAGCCTACTTTTTTAGTTTCCTATTGAAGCATATTGACCTGATGTTGGTTTTGTTACttgtttattacttttttttttttatgaagacGAGGCTTTCCAGGGAAAGAGATTCTCTATCAATGACTTCAAAGAAACTTGGACGTGATTTGGCAAAGGTAACAGATTGAGGCCACTCTTATACAGAAACAAGTTACCTTTTCTTCTCTGGCTGTTTTACCGCTGTTGTTGTCAAGCTTGAGACCTGTGTAATATTTAACTTTGGCTATAATCAAGAGTCTCTAGACTTTGCATGAAATAGCGACTTTATGGTGCACACTGAAAGGTGGTCTGTCTTGTTTTGCTCATAGACTAAGATAAGAGCTAGCATGTGGGTCCATTATGGCATATGATATGTATAGAACATAAACATTTTCCTGGCTTCTGGAATAGAATGATAGAGACCTTAGGATATGAATCCTCAAAGATAGTTCATCACTTTTTTGACGAGAAATATAAACTCACTATTGATTTCTTGTATCATTCTGTTCGTTGGCTTCATGAGAGAACAGTCAGAATCTTGGGAAGTTGGGTTAGcgtaattaaacaattaattatgaaGGAAGATAAATTGTGTCTATTTCTCTGGATTGCTAGGTGATTTTATATAGAGATTGTGTACCTATTCGACCAAGTCTAAATTTGTGCCTTTGCTCTTTTCAGTTTTTAGTGATCATTTCTCATGTTgttctaatataattttaggCGTATGAAATGAGTACGTCAATTCATgagatttcatattttttgttgtgaGCATGGTCTCTTTCTTATTGACAGCTGGAGACATTTAAGAGACAACTTATGCAATCATTAAGTGATGAATCCTCTGTAAGGTTCCCTGGACCATGAATTTTACCAGTTATTTTACGCTTGGCGTAATGCATTATTCTTCATGTATAATTTCTCATGCGATGTCTTCTTTAACAGCAAACTGAAACTGTTGATATTGGAACCTGTGATCAAGCAGTTCCTAAAGCATATACTGACAAGGGTATTATAGAATTCCTTGATCTCATTATCCTTAAATTCTGACATCTCAAGGAACcattagttttcaattttcatctatttgatatattttcgGTATTCAATTGGACTTGACTTTCACCTGGACTTCAGATGAGGTAACTAATGGGCACGCCACACATTCATTCGGTGGTTCCACAGAGACGAGAAGCACAATAGTTGAAGgtattcattattttattaccCTGTTCAATGCAAAAGATAGAATAGAATATAAGGAATTGGTAATAATTAGACTATGGTTGTAAATATCAATACCAGATCTTATACAATCCATTTGTTGAAATTCTGGAGAATGTCGTTTTTGTTGCCAGTTGGCTTTCAAGAAATCCTCTTCAACTTTTGGTGGGTAAATTATACACTAATGGCGACGTTTCATCTCAAACAGGAAAGCATATTGGACAAAGATTTTCATCGCCGTATATCACCCCGAGGCTCACTCCATCAGCGACtccaaaaattatttcaaccAGTGTATCCCCCAGAGGGTATTCCACTGTTGCTTCTCCACAGATAATGTCTGGTTCAACTTCTCCAACAAAACACTCATACGATGGACGCATTGCATTATCTCCATGGTACCCATCAAGCCAGCAGTCTTCAGCAGCAAGTTCTCCTCCTCGTTCTCGTCAACTGTCTGGTAAGAGAAAGTGTTATCTTTTATCTCTTGAAGATTACAAtattcttgaactttttgaagcattttgcaattttatatttgtgtgtTTATTCTAGTTACCTACAGGAAACATTTACATTTAGATGTTCCCTTCGGATAAAGATTTCAGCTATTCCTTTGCCtgtttttattatgattttttcttaatcttttgCACTTAAATACTGTAGGTCGCCCTGCACGGGTGGATGGCAAGGAGTTTTTTCGCCTAGCCaggtttgtttttatattcCACTGAATTAcgtattttatgattttacgAATAGAAAAGAACATGTTAGACTGATGAATGCATAATTTATTCCAGGAGTCGTCTGTCACTAGAGCAGTTTAGTGCCTTCCTTTCGAACATAAAGGAACTCAATGCTCATAAGCAGACTAGAGAGGTAGATTTATCAGTTTCTAACGGTTCGCTATAAACTTTTGTATCCTGGGACCGTCTTTTTCTTGCTAATAAATGGTTTC
This DNA window, taken from Cucumis sativus cultivar 9930 chromosome 6, Cucumber_9930_V3, whole genome shotgun sequence, encodes the following:
- the LOC101220862 gene encoding cyclin-T1-3 produces the protein MHMENLSSSDPSHSAMYENSDSKHSQDGLEDGSRWYFSRKELEEFSPSKQDGIDLKKETYLRKSYCTFLQDLGMRLKVPQVTIATAIIFCHRFFLRQSHAKNDRRTIATVCMFLAGKVEETPRPLKDVIMVSYEIINKKDPTAAQKIRQKEVYERQKELILLGERVVLATLGFDLNVHHPYKPLVEAIKKFKVAQNALAQVAWNFVNDGLRTSLCLQFKPHHIAAGAIFLAAKFLKVKLPSDGEKVWWQEFDVTPRQLEEVSNQMLELYEQNRLPPSGEAEGSIGGGPTNQTPTKAPTNSEERAIVDNHALGVGIATSRLGTSKAGSSRPASEHSFAGDQPSRAMQNHSIESSNVDFRSPSNHKTGSESKVRQEMEPSAFHDKGNTQNSLKHQSEGLAEQDHGNDMKMNEAASRDAMELKDKHVIRNMDFREVTLGKSQDVIKKIDKDKVKAALEKRRKSLGSMTQKKELMDEDDLIERELEAGVEMAVGSEKNKREQKQSWNKSSNKQEYDDLYREDDKEEHPQRTRQSSYNLDSSNIEEGEFANANEVSYGYQDSPKSNSRKRGRELTG
- the LOC101220153 gene encoding uncharacterized protein At4g15545, translating into MSQSSGPDFNLPDEILAVIPTDPYDQLDLARKITSMAIASRVSNLEAEMIRMKQKLKEKEKTIYDLQEKMSHLEHANQEAESRLKIALDDNTRLSRERDSLSMTSKKLGRDLAKLETFKRQLMQSLSDESSQTETVDIGTCDQAVPKAYTDKDEVTNGHATHSFGGSTETRSTIVEGKHIGQRFSSPYITPRLTPSATPKIISTSVSPRGYSTVASPQIMSGSTSPTKHSYDGRIALSPWYPSSQQSSAASSPPRSRQLSGRPARVDGKEFFRLARSRLSLEQFSAFLSNIKELNAHKQTREETLRKAEEIFGTDNKDLFLSFQGLLNRNVH